The DNA sequence AATGGACATGCTAACAAACAAGGGAGTTATGTCAAAAAAGATATATTACTTTATAAAAATAATGGAAGACCCCTTCCCCTTAAAGATGGTTTTTATCATTAAAGGTTGCGGACGATCTTTTCTTACCATACGATCATGTTGATTCGATCACCTTCTTTTACCGAAGGATCATATCGAGTATCTTGCATTTGGGGGTCACCTTTCCTTATCGAAGGATAATTCCCTCATTACTTTAATTCATGTAAGATTGTTATTATAATGCCTAATGCATATGAAGGAAAGAGACGTTATATCATGGCATATACTGCTAACacttatattaaaaaaacatttaaaatatgACACAAGAATTAGCATAAAATCCCCTACCTCGAGTGAAGCTCCTATATGTATTCTGATGCAAATAAATGCGATTTGTTAGCGAAGAGAAACTTTTTTTATGACTTAGACTTTGTGTATATTTTGATGTATGTATGAATCGTTGACTGGATACAAAGAATTTCTATATTCTGTAGTTTGCATAATTCGAAAAGGATATCTTCTTGAACAATATATGAGTGGACGTTGTGAATACTTTGGCAGGATATTTAGAGTGAGAGTAAGGAAGTGAGAAGAGATAATGATTTTTCTTATAATGGAGAAAGTATATGAATGACGATTTATAGAGATAATAGATGGTAGAGAGGATAGGTTACCAAGAATACCTTGTatagagaaaagaaaatagaacgaGAAAGGAAGGACTCAAACAGCTCTTAGGTATGTACAGATTGTGTTAGGAAAATCTAATTTGCGTTTATGTGAAATGTCCACTCTGAATCATTACTTTGCAAGCCTTATAACATTTTCTACGTTTGAAATTTGCAAATAGCTATTAGACACAAATTTATAGATAATTGAGTTAGCTTTCAAACAAATCACAAACTAAGTTAATTAGATAATCACAGCTTGAGATATTTCTGAAATACTGTTAGTATATCAGGTTGGGTGATAACAGCGCGATTTTTTACTATGGACCTGTAGCAGATTTATCTacctaatttaatttgaatttgattttttacTGAACGTAAtgaataaaaatagtttttttatctttttatgtaaataaatatagaattaaTTATGACTATATCTTAAAAGGTTGTTTATTGTTGGTTAAAGATTTACTACTAGTAGTACTTTcatatgtataaaatttaaattagaatgGTTAGTTTTTCAAATGCAGTATGTCatagttttatattttgttttgaaattttaaatcataaccattttaattaattaaaaataaattataagtAATAAAAGAGTCATAAATAATGAAGGTATATTGTTAAAAGTAATACTAAATGAAAGAGTAACTAAGAGTATTAGAAAAATTGTAGaataattttagattttgaGATTATAAAATTTGCAGCagcttttttaataatttttttatttttgattgtatttatatgataattaatttttatgttatttttgttttattattctGATTTGTGATGtatgttaatattttttcaaattcttttttttgGGTCGCATggaattttttttcatttactACATTCTTTTTTACATTTGATTTTTAGGAAgctttttgttatttttatctGACTTGGTTCATTTTTTCCCTAATTTTTATCTGGGTATGtgtaagattttattttattgtatttcattggtgtttaacctttaatttaataattatctaCATTAATGCGTTAAAGTATTAGTTTAGacataattctttttaaatataaaatatatgttggtatttttgatataatatttttaatttgatgggtaaatattaattttattatagaatGAGTTAATAAGGTCTGTTCAAATATAGATAAGTGATAGGATTatgtgaaaaaaattatttgagtTGCTATCTTTTTTTAATAACGGTCATCCAAAAGCGATTTTAAATACTATAAGTAATAAAACAAtatttgtttttctataatgcattttaaaataaaaatgggtAAATATAAATTACGCTAAAACAAATTTCGTGTTCACAACAATTAAGTTTCAAAAATGTATTTTATAAAAAGTCTCATTTATAAACTTTAATTCAAAGGCACACTTGGTAATTTattttaagttaaaaagattaaaaagttaatttgataaataaattCTTCCAATAACAATTgatcaaataataaaagggtACTAATCCCATATTTATGAAAGGGTCCGCTAAAAATTCCCaatattctaatatatattaagaTACTAATATCTATCATTGAAATTCTTTGAACATAGTTTTGGCAAGGTGATTTTGGTAAAAGTGGAGTCTAGTAAGATGTCAAATCGCTGGCATTGGAAACTAGTAAGTTAGATTAATGGAAAGATAAGATGAGACATTTTGAAGTGACAATGCGTATTTTCATTGTATAGATAATTAGAGGCGAAATGATCATAGTAAGATGTCAAATCGCTGGCATTGGAAACTAGTAAGTTAGATTAATGGGAAGATAGGATGAGACGTTTTGAAGTGACAATACGTATTTTCACTGTATAGATAATTAGAGGCGAAAGGATCATTTAAGTTATGAAGGAAATTCTGATAAAAGGTGTTGTGTGTTGGTAAAAGGGTGTTTCTCCATTAAAAGCTTGCTTCGGTGGTTTAATGGAGTTAGGGAGATTTTCTTACTATGCTGTGAGAAAGGGATTCGTTCCTGGAGTATACGACAAATGGGAAGATTGCAGGAAGCAAGTTGAAGGTTTCAGTGGCAACGAATACAAAGGTTTTAATGTGCGGGCCGAGGCAGAGCAGTGGATGCGCGGTGAACCGTTAAGGAGAGACGGTAGTCGTTCAAGGCATAGGAGGATTGGGGGGTCTCAGTCACCAAAGCCCTCGTGGTTACTAGAGAGGGTTATTTTTTTCCCACTCAATGTCAACCAAAGAGGTAGCAGTAGCAGAGCCGACGGCAGTGGTGGCGACACAGTGGCGAGGAAACAGCAGTTAGGTTTTGTTCATGTTGAGGACATGGAATTGATGCTACTCCGAGCATGTTTATTCTTCGGTATCGGAGATCCTATGTATGTGCATCAGGAGACAGGATCAACGGAGAGTTGTGTCATGTTCGAGTATATGATCATTCTCCGTGATAAGTCATTGGGTCTGGATCTGGTAGCCTGCGAGCCCATAACGTCAAACATGCGTGGTGGTCAGTAAGAGGCATCGTTCATAATGTTGGAGAAGTTGTTGAATGCAACTGGTCATTCGATCCTTGACTACAACTATCGCATTTTGGATCGAATGTAGCAAAATGCTGAGGAAGCGGTTAGCAATGAGATTGATTCTCTTAGACAGCGAATCAAGAGGttggaggaggagaaggaggaccTAATGAACCAGGTTGAAATGTTCAACGAGGTGTTGGACGATTCCTAGATCGTTTGCATTGCTATGGAGTCCACCCCAACAGTTGCTATGTAATTTACTTCCATTCTCTTTCTGGTCATCTTTGAGTTGGTTATTATATTGTTTACTTAGTAGTAGTAATGTTTATCTTGCTAGATTAGTTTATCTAATGTCATATCAGTGATAagccactattttatgatatattttggaCTACATTTAGTGGGTTTTGTCAACTATTCTCACACATATTCATGTAAAttgtatgtttttcttttccttcctaattttgtgctatgattgaaaacatgcttcctaagctttaaaattattaatttttaattctcccttattaccattcaatgccatgatgtgtttgttaagtgcTTTCAAGTTTACAGAACATGAATGGCTTAAAGGATGAAGATGAAGCATGTTAAAGTGGAAAGAACACAAGAAACCAAAGCGTGCGCGTGACTTGAAGCGTTTTGTAGCGATGCTCGCGTGACCAACGCGTACGTGTGACAAGCACAGAAGTCCAGCGATGTGTACGCGTGGGcaatgcgtacgcatgacagaGAGTCACGTGCCGCACTTATCAGAACTCGATGGGGATGATTTCTGGGCTGATTTGGACCCAATTTTAAGCCTAAAAACGCATACTAGAGGCAGGGGTGTAGCTGAGACTGAGGACACTTCCAATTTTCacttagttttagttttagctTTGAATTTCAAAGAGAGAAATAGATATtttatgtaacaccctaccatacagagtcttatgcttaagtcataattcagagatggcaaggtattacaacctctaaaataaaaatttagtacgtatagtagtatgaatgatgattataactaggagcctttgaagaaaaggGGTACAATAAAAATCGTAACTCGAAAAGTGCAACACTCCGATCGGTAACGTAGCGAACAAGGATAAActaacgcgagattatatatatacgaaagagtgtcaaaaacgggaatatcaaaactcaaaattcagttgcgaagataaccggtccgagcatagcaatatatacatataataagataaggaaaccccaaaggaaacccaaagggacacaaatacagaaaacctattctccaaaacctcctataagaggagtcatcacagtttgtattatttaatagaGATAAAATTATCCAAGAGAAAACATAAAACCAAGACAGAGTCCCGAGAATaaaggatcttcgctaatccGGAAGTCTCCAGTATGCCTCAgcgagaaacctcacgtcctgcatctgaaaaccacaaaatccgcatgggtgagaaccagaggttcccagcatggtaacagtcCCCACATATATAACATGTAATattagaggaaagccgaaggcaatcctagatcTTCCTCTAGAtaaatcaaagcttataaacaagctaaaccataagtGGCAACTAACTAAAGatccttcagtctaactaatacttccctttccaattccttcagacctcTCAACCACCAGCAAGagtataatatagcaaacacagttatatcaaacaagagatatacaaataggaacagataaggcatttagacaagtagcaagtaatatgcagtcaaataggcagtctcaaacaattcacataatatgcatatgatgaatgcctgtccctaatgGCTGacgatatcatctgtcggttatatagccaactcgacaagtcctggtagctaaccattggactgtccctctgtcgtgtctcccaagctcgagttatactcaatataATCGTGATCATAATCAttatccatatccatcaccttcactggtgaatattcacgggggcgagctcatccggggctttcacagtgtccggccaccctgacgacatagggtcaaaagagtgtcgagtctccacctggagcacgtggtggctagccactgctttcttcCAAGGAAACTCGtgtctcagatagtggaagtgcagcattcataattcattcaacagcatatatgtatttatacttagccataatcatggctccgccataacacggcaataatccagCCATCCGACTCACGGTTAAGTCtataaccagccaattcataaacaagTTGGCCCATCGGCTCATGGCACATACAGCACTTCCACctccatcctccgcatctcatataatcatctttgatcctcattgatcatccatttttcccttgcttcactcgcaagttaccacattcccGAGCTCTttttctcattgctaggcatatcataatgatttaagacacaAGTGGTGAGattggaggcttagaagtatgaaatttggcttttaaaactcaaaaattaacTTTGAAAAGCAAACAAggccacgcgtgcgcgtcttttacgcggacgcgtgggttgAAAAACATCCAAACGACGTGTACGcatcagccacgcgtacgcgtgggtgcgttTGTTCCCCATGCACAAAATCGGCACAACTTTGGCACAACTCTCAGGAAAATGGCTGGGGAACCATTTCAGCacattgacgcgtacgcgtgagccatgcgcaCGCATAGATGGTATTTTCTGAAGAACGACACGCACGTGTCAAGCACGTCTACGCGTGGGTGGTCATTTTgctaaaaatttttctaagttaaaagctgcagaatttacaggttcaacccccaatcttttGACGGACATAagttcctcattttaaatcgtttttcacccgttcttcgaacgtcATGGACATCCCGaatccaattttatttctaaacaaATTTGGCATAAAACGGGGATTCAGAGTCCAtgttatgtcccatcaaagtatgcccataaatcatattttcatacaaaaccacaaagtgccattttcaaaacaagccactttcaactcttttcaaaatcaattaaaacatgccaatttcatccattttctttgaaatcaatcaaaatataccaaatgcaacatcaagcctcctcaactcacacattaacactttacca is a window from the Arachis stenosperma cultivar V10309 chromosome 3, arast.V10309.gnm1.PFL2, whole genome shotgun sequence genome containing:
- the LOC130966446 gene encoding uncharacterized protein LOC130966446, translated to MELGRFSYYAVRKGFVPGVYDKWEDCRKQVEGFSGNEYKGFNVRAEAEQWMRGEPLRRDGSRSRHRRIGGSQSPKPSWLLERVIFFPLNVNQRGSSSRADGSGGDTVARKQQLGFVHVEDMELMLLRACLFFGIGDPMYVHQETGSTESCVMFEYMIILRDKSLGLDLQNAEEAVSNEIDSLRQRIKRLEEEKEDLMNQVEMFNEVLDDS